The Acidobacteriota bacterium region CTGGAGGGATCCTCTGCGCGCGCGGCGAGCCACGACGTCGTGAGCACCCCCAGACCGGCGAGCGTGCCGATGGCCAGCACGAACGTCGACGCCGCGTCGCGCCCCATGAAGCCAACCAGCGTGTCGGTGGGCAGCAGGGCCAGCCACCAGAAGCCGGTCAGGATGTTCAGGCTCGTCGCTGCCGCGCACCACAGGCTGCCGTGCCGCATCGCCCAGGCGGCGAACGCCGGGTCGCCGCGGCGCCTGGCGAGGCCGAGCGCGGCCACCCCGAGCCCCGCCACGGCGACGGCGCCGAGGACCATGTGCAGCCACCGCGGGACGAGCGTGGGGTCGCCGGCGTTCAGATGCCACCCCTGCCCGCTGGCCAGGTACTTCTCACCGAACACGTCCGGCCTGATCATCAGGCTCATGTTGTTCGAGTAGATGAACGAGATCGCGACGAGGAGCAGGAGCACGAACCAGGCGAGGGCCACGGCCCCACGGCCGAGGCGTTCGCCCCGGAAGCTGAGCACGTACGCGCCGTAGTATGCGGCAATCAGGATCGGCACGACCGCAAGCCACCACCAGGCCATCAGAATCGACGAGGTGAAGAAGACCCGCCCGTACAGGACCTGCAGGAAGAGCAGCGGGGCCACGCCGAAGTTCACCGCCGCCGCGATGCCAACGGGCGTGGCCTTCGTGATGAGCGCGGCGAGTTCGCCCGCGTGCGCATGGCCCCGCCGCGCGCGCCAGCGGGAGACGACGTTGAGCAGGGCCCCACCGAGGACGAGGTTCATCGGCACGAGGTGCAGCACGAACGTCAGCATCAACAGCGTCCACAGCAGCCACGTCGGTCCGGGCTGGGCCAGTGGTTCCGGTTGCGGAATGCTCGTGAGCCACAGGGGAGTCATCGGACGGCCTCCGGCGCCGTGCGGCCGACGGTCTCGGCGAGGTACTCGGCAAGGGCCCGGCGCTCGTCGTCGGAGCCCTCAAACGGCGGCATCATCTCGTTGACCTCGGCGAGCCTCCCGAGCAGGTCGTACAACTCGGCAGCCGAGCGCGCCGGGCGGTCGGCGAGCGGCCAGGCTCCATCGGGGCCATGACACATCGCGCAGTGCTCGTCGAAGAGCGTGGCGCCGGGCTCGGCCGGTTCGGTCACGGCCCCACCGGCGAGGAACTCGGCGAGTCCACGGCGCTCGGCCTCCGACCCCGCGAAGGGCGCCATCATCTCGTTGACCTCGTCGAGCCGGCCGAGGAGGTCGTGGAGGTCGGCGACCGAGCGTGAGGGGAAGCCTGCGGCGGGCCAGGCGCTGTCGGGGCCATGGCACATCGCGCAGTGTTCGTCGAAGACCGCCGCGCCGCCCGCGCCAGCCGATGGCCCTCCCATGGCCGCCTCGTCGAGCCCACCGAGGCCGGCCAGATACATGGCGAGCGCGCGCCGCTCGGTGTCGGTGCCCACAAACGGGGTCATGTGCCGGCCTCGCCATGTCACAAGGCGCAGCCCCGGCGCGTCCCACCCGGTGGCTTGCCCCTCGGCATCGACGGGCTGCGCCAACCGCGCCAGCATGCCGTCGAGGGCGGCCACGGTCCGGCCCGTCACGAGCGGGCGGATGGCCTGGTGTCCATCGAACGTGTGGCAGCTCCAGCACTGCAGCCTGAAGATCTCGCGTCCTTCGGCCATCTGGTGGTCGAAGGCCGACGTCGAGTCCGCCTCCGGCAGCCGCACCCAGTTGGCCGCGACGAGCACGCCCGTGCGGTTGACGGCGTCAACGGTGAAGCGGTCGTCGACCGGGATGCCCGCCGCGATCCCGTCTGGTGGCGGCAGCCGCACGGCGTTGACGAACATGTACTGCCCAATCACCCACGGCTTGCGGATGGCCTCGCGCACCCACTCCGAGCCCCCGAGCAGCACGAAGCCGCCGGCGAGCAGGACCGACGTCGCAAGACGCCCGTAGCGATCGGGTCGGAGAAAGACGATGACGGCGGTGACGGCGAGGCAGGTGACGGAGGCGAGCACCATCGCGAGCGTCGCGTAGCGCGCAAGCGGGTACCCCGTGGCGCTGCCCGAGACGATCGCGGTCCAGTAGCCGCCGAGGTCTGCCGTGGCGGCGCCGTAGAGCTCGCGCACCGGCACGCCCGCGCCCGCCGCTGCCGCGAAGTACCAGCCGAGCGAGAGCGGGATGATCACCACAGCCGGCAGCACCCAGCCGAGGCCGGCGTAGCGGGCAAGGCGGGCCTTGAGCTCGCGGTCGGCCATCCACGAGGCCGTGAAGAGGGCGTAGAGCCCGGCGATCCCGGCGGCGGCGGCCGTCCGGGCCACGAGCGACGGCCAGTAGGTCGGGTTGAGGAAGCCGTCCCACACGCTCCGGGTCGTCAGCCAGTCGCCCGGGGTCAGCATGAAGCTCAGGATGCCGTTGATCACGACCAGACTGAGCCAGGCGTTCCAGAAGTAGAACCACCCGACCCGCATGTGGGTGCGCGGACTGAGCCGGTCCCACCCGTAGTAGTAGACCAGCGCCGCCGCGATCTCCGCGGCGAAGAACGTCCACTCGATGGCCCAGGCCCACACGAACACCGTGATCAGCGCGGAGGTGCCCTGCGGGTGGACGAGGCCGATGGTGAACCAGATCCCGACACCGGTGATCGCGCCGAGCACGAGCGTCAGCAGCACGAAGAAGCGGCTGTGGCGGCGCGCGTAGGCGAGCAGCGCCGCATCGCCGTCCCGCCGCGCCTTTCGCTCGGTGACGACGAGGAACAGGCCGCCGCCGACGGCGAAGTGGGCGATGAAGACGTGGAGGATGGCGACGCCGGCGATGAGCAGGCCGCCCCCCGGGATATCCCAGATTGGGTAGTTCATGGCGGGTGTCCGTCAGACGGTACGTCTGCGCTCACCTCGGTGCAGGGTGCGTACCACTGGCACACGGGCCGGATTGGGGGCTGTCCGATGGCTCGGAAGGCGGCGCCTCCGGGAACCCGTCAGCGGGCGAGGCGACGGTCAGCCCGCGTTCAGGAGCGCGTCGACCTGCGGGAGGACGAGATCTGCGGCCTCGGCAAGCACCACGTCGACGATGCTCGAGGCCGCGGTCGCCTCGGGGTTGACTTCGACGGTGAGGGCCCCGTGTGCCGCCGCGGTCGGCACGAGCGCGGCCGCCGGGTAGACGACCGCCGACGTGCCCACCACCAGGAACACGTCGCAGGCTGCCGCGGCGATCGACGCCTCGAGCACGTGCTCGTCAATCAGCTCACCGAACCACACGACGGCGGGCCGGGCGTCACCGCCGCAGTGGGGGCATGCCGGGGGCAGCCTGGGGAGCGGCACGGTCTCGTCGCGCCAGGGAGACCGGCCGCGCGTGCACGGGACGGCGCACCGCAGCTCCCAGATCGATCCGTGGAAGCGGACGGTGTGGCCAGTGCCCGCGAGCTCGTGGAGGCCGTCGACGTTCTGGGTGACGAGCGTGAAGCCCTGGAGACGGCGGCTCCATCCGGCCAGCACCTCGTGCGCGCGGTTCGGACGGCAGCGGGCGATACGCTGTCGGCGCCACTCGTACCACTCCCACACCAGACGCGGATCGCGGGCGAACGCCTCGGGTGTGGCGAGCTGTTCCGGGCGATGCGCCCGCCACAACCCGTCGGGGCCGCGGAAGGTCGGCACGCCGCTCGCGGCCGAGACGCCGGCGCCCGTGAGCACGGTGACACGGGTGGCCCGGGCGATCGCGTTGGCGACGCGGGCGAGGGCCGCGGGGGAAACGGTGCCGGTCGACGGCGGCGACGGGTCCATCGGGACGATGATACGGGCGATCCGCGGCGGCACCAAGGTCGGGGTCCGCCGCGTGCGCACAGGTCACGAGATGCGGATGACCCCTTCGCGCAACGCGAACTTGATCAGCTCGGTGCGGCTGTGGAGGTTGAGCTTGGTCATCACGTGCTCACGGTGCGACATCGCGGTCTTCACCGAGATGCCGAGCAGCTCGGCGACCTCCTTGTTGCTGTGGCCCTCGGCGACGAGCTTCAGCACCTGCTTCTCGCGATCGGTGAGCGTGTCGTACGGGCTCGCGCCCGCGGCGCCCGAGGGTTGGCCGGGCTCGGCGAGCGCCAGCCTGGCCACCTCCGGGTCGAGCACCAGCCCGCCTCGCGCCGCCGCGCGGATTGACGCCGCCAGCTCGGCGCCCGCCGACTTCTTCAGCAGGTACCCGGCGACGCCGGCCTTGAGGAAGCGCTGGATGTACTCACGATCCTCGTACTGCGTCAGCACCAGGATGCGCACGTCGGGCTGCGCCTTGCGGATCTCGAGCGTGGCTTCGAGCCCGCCGAGTCCGGGCATGGCCACGTCCATGACGACGATGTCCGGACGCAGCTTCGCGGTGAGCTCGATGGCCTCCCGCCCGTCGCAGGCCTCGCCCACGATCTCGATGTCGTCTGCGAGCGACAGCAGCGCGCGCAGCCCCTCACGCAGAATGGCGTGGTCGTCGGCGAGCAGCACGCGAATCCTAGCCATGGCGGTCTCCCTGGGGCAGCGGCACCTCGATCACCACGTGGGCCCCGCTGCCGGGCGACGAGTTGATCTCCAGACGGCCTCCCACGAGATCCACCCGTTCGCGGATGCCCATCAACCCCCACCCGCGGCCCCCGCCGCGTGCGGGTGCGACCGTGCCGGGATCGAACCCGACGCCGTCGTCCTCGACCTCGATGCGCAGGCGATCGTCCTCGTCGGTCAACTGCACGAGCACGTGCTCCGCCCGCGCGTGACGCGCGACGTTGGTCAGCACCTCCTGCACGACGCGGAAGAGCGGCGTCTCGACCTCCTTCGGCAGCTCGTGGCCGATTTCGGCCTCCACCCGTACCTCGATGCCCCGCGAGGCGAGCGTGCGCTCGGCGTACCAGGTGATGGCCGGGACGAGGCCGAGGTCGTCGAGCACCGCCGGCCGCAGGTCGTACATCATGCGCCGGACTTCGTCGAGACTGCGCGAGGCGAGGGCCCGCGCCTCGTCGATGGCGCGGCGGGCCGGCCCGTCGCCGACCGCCGAGAGCGCGACGTCGAGCCGGACTCCCAGGGCGGCGAGCGTCTGGCACGTCTCGTCGTGCAGCTCCCGGGCGAGGCGCTTGCGCTCGTCCTCCTGCGCGGAGATGACCTTGCGCAGCAGCGCGAGCCGGGCCTGCTCGCGTTCCTGCAGTTCCTCGTACAACTGTGCCAGCTCGCGGGTGCGATCGGCGACCCGCGCCTCGAGCGCGTCGTTGGCCGCGGCGATGTCGTCGAGCGACCGCTTGAGGGCGACGCGCATCTGTTCGAAGGCCGCCCCGAGTCGTCCGACCTCATCATCGCCGAGCGGCGGGATGGCGCGCTCGAGCTCACCCGCCGCGAGGCGATCGGCTTCGCCGGTCAGGACCAGCAACGGCCGCCGGACGCTGCGCGCGGCGCCCCACGCGAAGACCAGCGCCAGCACGAGGAGCGCGGGCAGCAGCCAGGCGAGCGTTCGGGGCCGCCAGCCTTCGTCGGCGGCGCTCGCCAGGCTGGGGCGCATCGCGACGACGTGCCAGGGCGCCACCGAGAGGCGGACCTCCGCTCCGCTCTCGGCACCGCGGTGCACCAGCACCGTGCCGACCGGCAACCCGTCGGTCGACGTGATGACCCGCTCGTCGAGATCGACGAGGTGGAGCGGCGACATCGCCGGCGACACGATTGGCGCGACGAGCCGCCCGAACCGGCGGGTGCCCGGGGCGAGGACGGCGCCAGCGACGCCCCGGAACGTCCCCGGGCGGCTGCGCAGCGGGACCAGGGCGCAGAGCGTCGTCGGCCGGCCCTCGACGAGACGTAATCCGGTGACCACCGGCCGCCCGGTCGCCAGCGCCTGCCGGATGGCCCCGGGGTCGCAGTCGTCGGTGTGTCCCGCCGGCGCCGAGGCGACGACCCGGCCCGACGCGTCGGCGAGGAACGCGCCGTCGAGCACACCCGACCGCAGGTAGAGATCGCGTAGTGGCGCATCGCTCGGCGCGGCGTTCCCGTCGAGCATGTCGACAATCTGCGGGGAGCCCGACAACCCCTGGAGCTCTCCCATCAGCCCGGAGAGCAGCTCATCGAGGTGGCTCGCCGCGCCCGTGGCCACGGCCAGCCGGCTCTGACGCACCTCGGCTTCGAGGAGCCGGTACTCGCGGGACGCGACGGCGCCGAGCAGACCGACCGTGGCGACCATGCCGGTCAGCACGAGCGTGATGACCCGTCGCTCGATGCCCCGCCGCCCAGCGGGCTGTGGCGACGTCCCGGCGCTCACGAACGCACCCGGTGGAGGCTGCGCGCGATGCGCAGCAACGGCCCATCGTCGCCGTAGATCCTGAGGACGAACCGGCGGTGGTCCTGCACCCACGACAGGTCGCTCCACTCGTGCCCGTCCGGCCCCCTCACCCGGCGGAGCACCGCCCGGTGGTCGTTGACCGTGACGCGGACCTCCTGGGTCACGACGCCGGGAGGGAGCAGTCGCTCGGGGAGCGGCAGATCGCCGGCCGCGTTCTGGCCGACGACGAGCCGGGGACGACCGGTGGCGCGGTCGTTGAAGGTGACGGCGATGGGCCGACCCTCGCCCGGCGCGACGACCACGCTGGCCGGTGGCCAGTCGAGGATGTCCGGGAAGAAGGCCGGCAGGATCAGGCGCACGTGGAGCTGGCGCTCGAGCTCCTCGAGGCTGCCGTACCTGACGAGGCCACGGGGCTCGCCCCGCAGCCACGGGGGCACGTGGTCGGCCAGACGCAGCAGGCCGGCGACGACCGCGGCGGCGACGCCGAGCAGCACCAGGAGGCGCGGGAGTCGTGCCATCGGGCCGAGGACAGGCGCGGCGGTGGTCGTCGTCATCGGCATGATCAGACCACGAAGAACGCGACGACCGCCACCGTGATGGCGACGAGGGCGAAGTCGACCGCCCACGCCCGATGCGCGGTCGGCGGCGGGTCGAGCAGCCGGCGACAGCGCTCCTCGAGGGTGACGATCTGGCTGCGGCCCACGAGGCCGAGAAACTGCGTGTCCCGGGTCCGCATGCAGGTCACGAGCGCCCGTGCGAGCGCCAATGGCCGCCCGGTGACCCGCGCGGCCGTGTCGTCGGCACGCCACTCGAGCTCCTGCGCGGCTCGCCGGGCGACGACCTGCGCGAGTGGGTTGAACCAGTGCACCACGCGCAGAGCCATCAGTATCCACGTGCGCAGCACGTCGCGGTGAGCGAGGTGCGCCAGTTCATGGGCGAGTGCGGCCTCGATCTGGGCCGGCGAGAGCGTGGCGAGCAGCCCGCGCGCCACGACGATGGTCGG contains the following coding sequences:
- a CDS encoding c-type cytochrome, yielding MNYPIWDIPGGGLLIAGVAILHVFIAHFAVGGGLFLVVTERKARRDGDAALLAYARRHSRFFVLLTLVLGAITGVGIWFTIGLVHPQGTSALITVFVWAWAIEWTFFAAEIAAALVYYYGWDRLSPRTHMRVGWFYFWNAWLSLVVINGILSFMLTPGDWLTTRSVWDGFLNPTYWPSLVARTAAAAGIAGLYALFTASWMADRELKARLARYAGLGWVLPAVVIIPLSLGWYFAAAAGAGVPVRELYGAATADLGGYWTAIVSGSATGYPLARYATLAMVLASVTCLAVTAVIVFLRPDRYGRLATSVLLAGGFVLLGGSEWVREAIRKPWVIGQYMFVNAVRLPPPDGIAAGIPVDDRFTVDAVNRTGVLVAANWVRLPEADSTSAFDHQMAEGREIFRLQCWSCHTFDGHQAIRPLVTGRTVAALDGMLARLAQPVDAEGQATGWDAPGLRLVTWRGRHMTPFVGTDTERRALAMYLAGLGGLDEAAMGGPSAGAGGAAVFDEHCAMCHGPDSAWPAAGFPSRSVADLHDLLGRLDEVNEMMAPFAGSEAERRGLAEFLAGGAVTEPAEPGATLFDEHCAMCHGPDGAWPLADRPARSAAELYDLLGRLAEVNEMMPPFEGSDDERRALAEYLAETVGRTAPEAVR
- a CDS encoding NAD-dependent deacylase, translating into MDPSPPSTGTVSPAALARVANAIARATRVTVLTGAGVSAASGVPTFRGPDGLWRAHRPEQLATPEAFARDPRLVWEWYEWRRQRIARCRPNRAHEVLAGWSRRLQGFTLVTQNVDGLHELAGTGHTVRFHGSIWELRCAVPCTRGRSPWRDETVPLPRLPPACPHCGGDARPAVVWFGELIDEHVLEASIAAAACDVFLVVGTSAVVYPAAALVPTAAAHGALTVEVNPEATAASSIVDVVLAEAADLVLPQVDALLNAG
- a CDS encoding response regulator transcription factor; translated protein: MARIRVLLADDHAILREGLRALLSLADDIEIVGEACDGREAIELTAKLRPDIVVMDVAMPGLGGLEATLEIRKAQPDVRILVLTQYEDREYIQRFLKAGVAGYLLKKSAGAELAASIRAAARGGLVLDPEVARLALAEPGQPSGAAGASPYDTLTDREKQVLKLVAEGHSNKEVAELLGISVKTAMSHREHVMTKLNLHSRTELIKFALREGVIRIS
- a CDS encoding HAMP domain-containing protein, yielding MSAGTSPQPAGRRGIERRVITLVLTGMVATVGLLGAVASREYRLLEAEVRQSRLAVATGAASHLDELLSGLMGELQGLSGSPQIVDMLDGNAAPSDAPLRDLYLRSGVLDGAFLADASGRVVASAPAGHTDDCDPGAIRQALATGRPVVTGLRLVEGRPTTLCALVPLRSRPGTFRGVAGAVLAPGTRRFGRLVAPIVSPAMSPLHLVDLDERVITSTDGLPVGTVLVHRGAESGAEVRLSVAPWHVVAMRPSLASAADEGWRPRTLAWLLPALLVLALVFAWGAARSVRRPLLVLTGEADRLAAGELERAIPPLGDDEVGRLGAAFEQMRVALKRSLDDIAAANDALEARVADRTRELAQLYEELQEREQARLALLRKVISAQEDERKRLARELHDETCQTLAALGVRLDVALSAVGDGPARRAIDEARALASRSLDEVRRMMYDLRPAVLDDLGLVPAITWYAERTLASRGIEVRVEAEIGHELPKEVETPLFRVVQEVLTNVARHARAEHVLVQLTDEDDRLRIEVEDDGVGFDPGTVAPARGGGRGWGLMGIRERVDLVGGRLEINSSPGSGAHVVIEVPLPQGDRHG